Proteins co-encoded in one Minwuia thermotolerans genomic window:
- the parE gene encoding DNA topoisomerase IV subunit B, producing MSDLFAAGKNDGGDSYSAKDIKVLEGLEPVRQRPGMYIGGTDERALHHLVAEVLDNAMDEAVAGHASRIEVGLDADGAVTVDDNGRGIPVDPHPRFTDKSALEVILTTLHSGGKFEQGAYATAGGLHGVGVSVVNALSDEVNVEVARERRLWRQSFRRGKPTGPLEDLGPVQNRRGTRVRFHPDPEIFGASLTFRPARIYRLARSKAYLYPGVEIRWRCAPELIQDDTPSEAVLRFPGGLADYLTENLGEQPVVAPAAFAGQVELPDGQGRVEWALQWLEYGDGWTTSYCNTIPTPQGGSHENGFRSAISRGLKAHGELTGNKRAAQITADDALGGAAGLLSVFIRDPQFQGQTKEKLSSPEAQRLVENVVKDHFDHWLSGSPKIAERLLEKAIDRAEDRLRRRKEKEVSRKTATRKLRLPGKLADCTSNQRDDTELFIVEGDSAGGSAKSARKRETQAILPLRGKILNVMSAGAEKLAQNQELADLSLALGCGMGARFNPEDLRYGKVIIMTDADVDGAHIAALLITFFFREMPGLVDQGRLYLACPPLYRMSQGGKTHYAIDDRHREELLKTEFKGKAKVEVSRFKGLGEMPPAQLRDTTMDPKKRRLLRVDLPAEDRADAAGLIERLMGRKPEKRLEFIQDNARFVDDVDV from the coding sequence ATGAGCGATCTTTTCGCCGCGGGCAAGAACGACGGCGGCGACAGCTATTCCGCCAAGGACATCAAGGTCCTGGAAGGGCTCGAGCCCGTCCGGCAGCGCCCCGGCATGTATATCGGCGGCACCGACGAGCGGGCGCTGCACCATCTGGTGGCGGAGGTGCTCGACAACGCCATGGACGAGGCCGTGGCCGGTCACGCCAGCCGCATCGAGGTGGGGCTGGACGCCGACGGGGCGGTCACGGTCGACGACAACGGGCGCGGCATTCCGGTCGATCCGCATCCGCGCTTCACCGACAAGTCGGCCCTGGAGGTGATCCTCACCACCCTGCATTCGGGCGGCAAGTTCGAACAGGGGGCCTACGCCACCGCCGGCGGCCTGCACGGCGTCGGCGTGTCCGTCGTCAATGCGCTTTCCGACGAAGTGAACGTGGAGGTCGCGCGGGAGCGGCGGCTGTGGCGGCAGTCCTTCCGGCGGGGCAAGCCCACGGGGCCGCTGGAGGATCTGGGCCCGGTGCAGAACCGGCGCGGCACGCGCGTCCGTTTCCATCCCGATCCGGAGATCTTCGGCGCCAGCCTGACCTTCAGACCGGCCCGAATCTACCGCCTTGCCCGCTCCAAGGCCTATCTCTATCCGGGCGTCGAGATCCGCTGGCGCTGTGCGCCGGAGCTGATCCAGGACGACACGCCGTCCGAAGCTGTGCTGCGGTTTCCCGGCGGGCTCGCCGACTACCTGACCGAGAATCTGGGCGAGCAGCCCGTGGTGGCGCCTGCGGCCTTCGCCGGTCAGGTGGAGCTGCCCGACGGCCAGGGCCGTGTGGAATGGGCCCTGCAGTGGCTGGAATACGGCGACGGCTGGACCACCAGCTACTGCAACACCATTCCGACCCCGCAGGGCGGCAGCCACGAGAACGGTTTCCGCTCGGCGATCAGCCGCGGACTGAAGGCCCATGGCGAGCTGACGGGCAACAAGCGCGCGGCGCAGATCACGGCCGACGACGCGCTGGGCGGCGCGGCGGGGCTGCTCTCCGTCTTCATCCGCGATCCGCAGTTCCAGGGCCAGACCAAGGAGAAGCTGTCGAGCCCCGAGGCCCAGCGCCTGGTCGAGAATGTGGTCAAGGATCATTTCGATCACTGGCTCTCGGGCAGCCCGAAGATCGCCGAACGGCTGCTGGAGAAGGCGATCGACCGCGCCGAGGACCGCCTGCGCCGCCGCAAGGAGAAGGAAGTCAGCCGCAAGACCGCGACGCGCAAGCTGCGCCTGCCCGGCAAGCTGGCCGACTGCACCTCCAACCAGCGCGACGACACCGAGCTGTTCATCGTCGAGGGCGATTCCGCCGGCGGCTCCGCGAAATCCGCGCGCAAGCGCGAGACCCAGGCGATCCTGCCGCTGCGCGGCAAGATCCTGAACGTGATGAGCGCCGGGGCGGAGAAGCTGGCGCAGAACCAGGAACTCGCAGACCTGTCGCTTGCGCTCGGCTGCGGCATGGGTGCGCGCTTCAACCCCGAGGACCTGCGCTACGGCAAGGTCATCATCATGACCGACGCCGATGTCGACGGCGCGCACATCGCCGCGCTGCTGATCACCTTCTTCTTCCGCGAGATGCCGGGCCTGGTGGACCAGGGCCGGCTCTACCTCGCCTGCCCGCCGCTCTACCGCATGAGCCAGGGCGGCAAGACGCATTACGCCATCGACGACCGCCACCGCGAGGAACTGCTGAAGACCGAGTTCAAGGGCAAGGCGAAGGTCGAGGTCAGCCGCTTCAAGGGCCTGGGCGAGATGCCGCCGGCCCAGCTCCGCGACACTACCATGGACCCGAAGAAGCGAAGGCTGCTGCGCGTCGACCTGCCGGCCGAGGACCGCGCCGACGCCGCCGGCCTGATCGAGCGGCTGATGGGCCGCAAGCCCGAGAAGCGTCTGGAGTTCATCCAGGACAACGCCCGCTTCGTCGACGACGTGGACGTGTAG
- a CDS encoding aldolase/citrate lyase family protein, with translation MIRLMVIPESPEMAAAAARGGVDRIFVDLERSGKFERQGGGTWISEHGVEEIARYRRAAPDATLLVRLDPWPSVAAADIERVLDQGADMLMLPMITTPGEVGALCRLVAGRAPVVPLIETVASADRLPEICAIEGVGEIFIGLNDLHRQRGDRFMFEPLADGAVERLGRIALEHGLSFGFGGMARIGRGDLPAEWILGEHVRLGSTAVILSRSFKATAGADFDWGREVGRIRDCERDLAARTPAAAERDRQRIARRIAELAAAQRAAG, from the coding sequence ATGATCCGTCTGATGGTGATTCCGGAAAGCCCGGAGATGGCGGCGGCAGCGGCCAGGGGCGGCGTCGACAGGATTTTCGTCGACCTGGAGCGCAGCGGGAAGTTCGAACGCCAGGGCGGCGGCACCTGGATCAGCGAACACGGCGTCGAAGAGATCGCGCGCTACCGCCGCGCCGCGCCGGACGCCACGCTGCTGGTTCGGCTCGACCCCTGGCCGTCGGTAGCAGCGGCGGATATCGAACGCGTCCTGGACCAGGGCGCCGACATGCTGATGCTGCCGATGATCACGACCCCAGGGGAGGTTGGCGCGCTCTGCCGCCTGGTCGCAGGCCGCGCCCCCGTGGTTCCGCTGATCGAGACCGTCGCCTCCGCCGACCGGCTGCCCGAGATCTGCGCGATCGAGGGCGTCGGCGAGATCTTCATCGGCTTGAACGACCTGCACCGCCAGCGCGGCGACCGGTTCATGTTCGAGCCCCTGGCAGACGGCGCCGTGGAACGTCTGGGCCGCATCGCGCTGGAGCACGGCCTGTCCTTCGGTTTCGGCGGCATGGCGCGCATCGGCCGGGGCGATCTGCCGGCCGAATGGATCCTGGGCGAGCATGTCCGCCTCGGCTCGACCGCCGTCATCCTTTCGCGCAGCTTCAAGGCGACAGCCGGCGCGGATTTCGACTGGGGCAGGGAAGTCGGCCGCATCCGAGACTGCGAGCGCGATCTGGCGGCGCGAACGCCCGCCGCAGCCGAGCGTGACCGGCAGCGTATCGCCCGGCGCATCGCGGAACTCGCGGCGGCGCAGAGGGCGGCCGGCTGA
- a CDS encoding aminotransferase class I/II-fold pyridoxal phosphate-dependent enzyme has product MITDLQPLLIEAKSTIREAMAQLNTASSGCLLLVDGNGALRRMITDGDLRRAVIAGHALDADLTVLEPVEPTVARRGLDEDGARRIMRERQVVHLPVLDETGRPVGLYHLGRMSAPILLSAPHMGETEQALVAEAFATNWIAPVGPHVDAFERELAETVEASEAVALSSGTAAIHLALRLLGVRRGDRVYCSSLTFVASANPILYEGAEPVFIDSEPESWNMSPAALERALEADRRAGRKPAAVIVVNIYGQSADMAPILDLCDAHDVPVIEDAAESLGARYRNRASGTLGRLGVYSFNGNKIITTSGGGALIGGDREMMAEARRLATQARDPASHYQHSTIGFNYRLSNVLAGIGRGQLKALDDRVARRRAIFERYRQGLGDLPGVGWMPEPEWSRSNRWLSVITLDPDRTDRHPYAIMRLLRQRNIETRPVWKPMHLQPLFRGADYFTHSERQSVSDRLFLTGLCLPSGTGMTDDEQGRVIDALTEAVAI; this is encoded by the coding sequence ATGATCACCGACCTGCAGCCCCTTCTCATCGAAGCCAAGTCGACCATCCGCGAAGCGATGGCGCAGCTCAATACCGCCAGCAGCGGTTGCCTGCTGCTGGTCGACGGCAACGGCGCGCTGCGGCGCATGATCACCGATGGCGATCTGCGCCGGGCTGTCATCGCCGGCCACGCACTGGACGCGGATCTGACCGTCCTGGAACCCGTCGAGCCAACCGTCGCCCGTCGCGGCCTGGACGAGGACGGCGCCCGGCGGATCATGCGGGAACGGCAGGTCGTCCATCTGCCGGTGCTGGACGAGACCGGCCGCCCGGTCGGCCTCTATCACCTTGGCCGGATGAGCGCGCCGATCCTGCTGTCGGCGCCGCACATGGGCGAAACCGAACAGGCGCTGGTGGCGGAAGCCTTCGCTACCAACTGGATCGCGCCGGTCGGGCCGCATGTCGACGCCTTCGAGCGCGAACTGGCGGAAACCGTGGAGGCGAGCGAGGCAGTAGCGCTGAGTTCCGGCACGGCGGCCATTCATCTGGCGCTGAGACTCCTCGGCGTCCGGCGAGGCGACCGGGTCTACTGTTCCAGCCTGACCTTCGTGGCCAGCGCCAATCCGATACTCTACGAGGGCGCGGAGCCGGTCTTCATCGACAGCGAGCCGGAGAGCTGGAACATGAGCCCGGCAGCGCTGGAGCGCGCCCTGGAGGCGGACCGGCGCGCGGGCCGGAAGCCGGCGGCGGTCATCGTCGTCAACATCTACGGACAGAGCGCGGACATGGCGCCGATCCTGGACCTCTGCGACGCCCACGACGTACCGGTGATCGAGGACGCCGCCGAATCCCTCGGCGCGCGCTACCGCAACCGCGCCAGCGGGACGCTCGGCCGGCTCGGCGTTTACTCCTTCAACGGCAACAAGATCATCACCACCTCGGGCGGCGGCGCCCTGATCGGCGGCGACCGGGAGATGATGGCGGAAGCCCGGCGGCTTGCCACCCAGGCGCGCGATCCGGCCTCGCACTACCAGCACAGCACAATCGGTTTCAATTACCGGCTGTCCAATGTCCTGGCCGGCATCGGCCGCGGCCAGCTCAAGGCCCTGGACGACCGCGTGGCGCGCCGCCGCGCCATCTTCGAACGCTACCGCCAGGGTCTGGGCGACCTGCCGGGCGTCGGCTGGATGCCGGAGCCGGAATGGAGCCGCAGCAATCGTTGGCTGTCGGTCATCACGCTCGATCCCGACCGGACCGACCGCCACCCCTACGCCATCATGCGCCTGCTGCGTCAGCGCAATATCGAGACCCGGCCGGTATGGAAGCCGATGCATCTGCAGCCCCTGTTCCGCGGCGCGGACTATTTCACTCATTCGGAGCGCCAGTCGGTCAGCGACCGTCTGTTCCTCACCGGCCTGTGCCTGCCGTCCGGCACGGGCATGACCGATGATGAGCAGGGCCGCGTGATCGACGCCCTGACCGAGGCAGTCGCCATATGA
- a CDS encoding O-antigen ligase family protein: protein MTAIRLGPRLAQTAVILMALFLPWLAFPSDRAMAWLIAPAVLAFLAAWVPGRREFRASRPGLPLILAIAALAAITLLALLSPGWGESTYRPGMEKLAGRAGPALLAGIVLLWCAARAPLDGVRLRPWLTAGCSIAALIALADMLSGRWLLRLRLAVAEGGWDGALLDRANSYEPADFLARFNDFWMLATLALTLLAVTSGRRWAPPLVLAALMAASLLTISETSLVMALAGLIAALLVLAAGRAGVLAIMASVLAAILTTPWLFPLLDRATGALFAGGSTLTHKIRERSEIWAALAKTVPERFWLGHGIGYQRVHGDYPGPNVFYGPEGIWHPHSIFVQIWQDLGLAGAALLCVLAGGVFLAILRASPVLRPGFTALAVMVLAALGAAHSIWLGWWLCAFFMLAALAVVLARREGEA from the coding sequence ATGACAGCCATCCGGCTCGGGCCAAGGCTCGCCCAGACCGCCGTGATCCTCATGGCGCTGTTCCTTCCCTGGCTCGCTTTCCCCTCGGACCGCGCCATGGCCTGGCTGATCGCGCCCGCGGTGCTGGCGTTCCTCGCCGCCTGGGTTCCGGGACGGCGGGAGTTCCGCGCCTCAAGGCCCGGGCTGCCGCTCATCCTGGCCATTGCCGCACTTGCAGCGATCACGCTGCTGGCCCTGCTGAGCCCGGGCTGGGGCGAGAGCACCTACCGGCCCGGCATGGAGAAGCTGGCCGGCCGCGCCGGCCCGGCGCTGCTGGCCGGCATCGTCCTGCTCTGGTGCGCCGCCCGCGCACCACTGGACGGCGTCCGCCTGCGCCCCTGGCTCACCGCCGGGTGCAGCATCGCGGCGCTCATCGCCCTCGCCGACATGCTGAGCGGCCGCTGGCTTTTGAGATTGCGGCTGGCCGTGGCCGAAGGGGGATGGGATGGCGCATTGCTGGATCGCGCGAACAGCTACGAGCCGGCGGACTTCCTGGCGCGGTTCAACGATTTCTGGATGCTGGCGACACTGGCTCTCACCCTGCTCGCGGTCACCTCCGGACGGCGCTGGGCACCGCCGCTCGTGCTGGCGGCTCTGATGGCGGCGTCGCTGCTGACGATCAGCGAAACGTCGCTGGTGATGGCGCTGGCCGGCCTGATCGCCGCCCTGCTGGTGCTGGCGGCGGGCAGAGCGGGCGTCCTCGCGATCATGGCTTCCGTTCTCGCCGCCATCCTGACGACGCCATGGCTGTTTCCGCTGCTCGACCGGGCGACCGGGGCGCTGTTCGCCGGCGGCAGCACGCTCACCCACAAGATCCGGGAGCGCTCGGAGATCTGGGCGGCGCTGGCGAAGACGGTCCCGGAGCGGTTCTGGCTGGGCCACGGCATCGGCTATCAGCGCGTGCACGGCGACTATCCCGGCCCCAACGTCTTCTACGGTCCCGAAGGAATCTGGCATCCGCACTCGATCTTCGTGCAGATCTGGCAGGATCTGGGCCTGGCTGGCGCGGCATTGCTTTGCGTGCTGGCCGGCGGCGTCTTTCTCGCCATCCTGCGCGCATCGCCTGTGCTCCGGCCTGGCTTCACGGCGCTTGCGGTGATGGTGCTGGCGGCGCTCGGCGCGGCGCACTCGATCTGGCTCGGCTGGTGGCTTTGCGCCTTCTTCATGCTGGCGGCGCTGGCGGTCGTCCTGGCCCGGCGGGAGGGCGAGGCATGA
- the asnB gene encoding asparagine synthase (glutamine-hydrolyzing), with amino-acid sequence MCGIYGYFDRGARPMTDAALKAMSDSLIYRGPDDSGVARFDHGAIGNRRLSIIDIAGGHQPMTAAEGKVALVQNGEIYNYVELGAELRQSGWRPRTHSDTEVLLGLYLRDGPGFVRRLNGMFAIAVYDARGPEPVLHLWRDRVGVKPLFVYEDGDRLLFGSEIKALLAGGAPAEADKAALHHFLTLNYVPPPLTAFQGIRHLPPGGHMKITPRGAETDAWWRLADCGHQPWRGQEAGAQAEVLALLDDAVRLRLRADVPFGAFLSGGIDSSTVVGLMSMHMERPVETFAIGFDDPRFDESAHAEAAARRFGASHHLDIVSPRMLDRWPRALHHLDQPHGDVSFLPTLRVAELAARQVKMVLTGDGGDELFAGYDKYVHAFVDMPEDMDEAGFRRRYFDRALAMFPEGEARRALYHPDFAAETDGCSTFDLIEEHFEAAAHMDRVNQALYLDTALLLPGNNLVKPDRMAMAVSLEARTPFLDYRVVEHAFRLPGAMKLRNGETKVVLKNTVRPLIGAALTDRRKQMFTVPVGEWFRTELAAYAREMLRGERFHDRRLFDRDAVELMLENHIQGSQNNTREIRALLALEHWHRIFIDGETPP; translated from the coding sequence ATGTGCGGCATTTACGGATATTTCGACCGCGGCGCGCGGCCGATGACCGACGCGGCGCTGAAGGCCATGAGCGACAGCTTGATCTACCGCGGCCCCGACGATTCGGGGGTCGCGCGCTTCGACCACGGCGCCATCGGCAACCGTCGGCTGTCCATCATCGACATCGCCGGCGGCCATCAGCCCATGACCGCCGCCGAGGGCAAGGTCGCCCTGGTTCAGAACGGCGAAATCTACAACTATGTGGAACTGGGCGCGGAACTGCGGCAGTCGGGCTGGCGCCCCCGGACCCATTCCGATACCGAGGTGCTGCTCGGCCTCTATCTCAGGGACGGGCCGGGTTTCGTCCGCCGGCTGAACGGCATGTTCGCGATCGCCGTCTACGACGCGCGCGGACCGGAGCCGGTGCTGCACCTCTGGCGCGACAGGGTCGGCGTCAAGCCGCTGTTCGTGTACGAGGACGGCGATCGGCTGCTGTTCGGTTCGGAGATCAAGGCGCTGCTGGCCGGTGGCGCACCGGCTGAGGCCGACAAGGCCGCGCTGCACCATTTCCTCACGCTGAACTACGTGCCGCCGCCTCTCACGGCATTCCAGGGCATCCGGCACCTGCCGCCCGGCGGGCACATGAAGATCACCCCGCGTGGCGCGGAGACCGACGCCTGGTGGCGGCTGGCGGACTGCGGCCACCAGCCGTGGCGCGGTCAGGAGGCCGGCGCGCAGGCGGAGGTGCTGGCTCTGCTGGACGACGCGGTCCGTCTCAGGCTCAGGGCCGATGTGCCTTTCGGCGCCTTTCTGTCGGGCGGCATCGATTCGTCGACCGTGGTCGGGCTGATGTCGATGCACATGGAGCGGCCCGTCGAGACCTTCGCCATCGGCTTCGACGATCCGCGCTTCGACGAGAGCGCCCATGCCGAGGCCGCCGCCCGCCGTTTCGGCGCATCCCATCACCTGGACATCGTCTCGCCGCGCATGCTGGACCGATGGCCCCGGGCGCTGCATCACCTGGACCAGCCCCATGGCGACGTCTCATTCCTGCCGACGTTGAGGGTCGCCGAGCTGGCCGCGCGGCAGGTCAAGATGGTGCTGACCGGCGACGGCGGCGACGAGCTGTTCGCCGGCTACGACAAGTACGTGCACGCCTTCGTCGATATGCCCGAAGACATGGACGAGGCCGGTTTCCGCCGGCGCTATTTCGATCGCGCGCTGGCGATGTTCCCCGAGGGCGAGGCGCGGCGGGCGCTCTACCACCCCGATTTCGCCGCCGAGACCGACGGCTGCTCCACCTTCGACCTGATCGAGGAGCATTTCGAGGCCGCCGCCCACATGGACCGCGTCAATCAGGCCCTCTATCTCGATACGGCCCTGCTGCTGCCAGGCAACAATCTGGTCAAACCCGACCGCATGGCGATGGCGGTCTCGCTGGAGGCGCGGACGCCCTTCCTCGACTACAGGGTAGTCGAGCACGCCTTCCGCCTGCCGGGCGCGATGAAGCTCCGGAACGGCGAGACCAAGGTGGTGCTCAAGAACACGGTCCGGCCGCTGATCGGCGCGGCCCTGACCGATCGCCGCAAGCAGATGTTCACCGTCCCCGTCGGCGAATGGTTCCGCACCGAACTGGCCGCCTATGCCCGGGAGATGCTGCGCGGCGAGCGGTTCCACGACCGGCGGCTGTTCGACCGCGACGCCGTCGAGCTGATGCTGGAGAACCATATCCAGGGATCGCAGAACAACACCCGCGAGATCCGCGCCCTGCTGGCGCTGGAGCACTGGCACCGCATCTTCATCGACGGCGAGACGCCGCCCTGA
- a CDS encoding LLM class F420-dependent oxidoreductase has protein sequence MKFGVMMFPTDYSIAPAALGRAAEERGFESIWLPEHSHIPASRKSPWPGGAELPKMYYDVMDPFVALATVASVTSKLKLCTGICLIVQRDVIQLAKEVATLDQLSGGRVILGIGAGWNAEEMEDHGTPFDRRMKVMREKVEALKAIWTEAKAEYHGEFVNFDQMMAWPKPVQQPHPPILVGGGFPGGAKRAIRYGDGWMPIDGRGWDITETLSEYRQMAAAEGREPDDLPPTIFAASEDPDRIRTYRDVGVERLVFGLPPEKEDTILPKLDELAKLMD, from the coding sequence ATGAAATTCGGCGTGATGATGTTTCCGACGGACTATTCCATCGCTCCGGCGGCGCTGGGCAGGGCGGCCGAGGAGCGGGGCTTCGAGAGCATCTGGCTGCCCGAGCATTCGCACATCCCGGCGTCGCGGAAGTCGCCCTGGCCGGGCGGGGCGGAGCTGCCGAAGATGTACTACGACGTCATGGACCCGTTCGTGGCGCTGGCGACGGTGGCGTCCGTGACCTCGAAGCTCAAACTCTGCACCGGCATCTGCCTGATCGTGCAGCGCGACGTCATCCAGCTCGCCAAGGAAGTGGCGACGCTGGACCAGCTCTCGGGCGGGCGGGTGATCCTCGGCATCGGCGCGGGCTGGAACGCCGAGGAGATGGAGGATCACGGCACGCCCTTCGACCGGCGCATGAAGGTGATGCGGGAGAAGGTCGAGGCGCTGAAGGCGATCTGGACCGAGGCGAAGGCGGAATATCACGGCGAGTTCGTGAACTTCGACCAGATGATGGCCTGGCCCAAGCCGGTGCAGCAGCCGCATCCGCCGATCCTGGTCGGCGGCGGCTTTCCCGGCGGCGCCAAACGCGCGATCCGCTATGGCGACGGCTGGATGCCCATCGACGGGCGCGGCTGGGACATCACCGAGACGCTGTCGGAGTACCGTCAGATGGCGGCGGCGGAAGGCCGCGAGCCCGACGACCTGCCGCCCACGATCTTCGCCGCCTCCGAGGATCCCGACCGGATCCGGACCTATCGCGACGTCGGCGTGGAACGCCTCGTGTTCGGCCTGCCGCCGGAGAAGGAAGACACCATCCTGCCGAAGCTGGACGAACTCGCGAAGCTGATGGACTGA